From a single Flavobacterium sp. genomic region:
- a CDS encoding methyltransferase domain-containing protein gives MNYWEERYLKGETGWDAGTITTPLKEYINQLTDKNLKILIPGAGNGYEFDYLIEKGFHNVFVVDIAKTPLENIKKRKPEHISNLINADFFSLTTTYDLIIEQTFFCALPPEIRPQYAKKMASLLNPKGKLAGLLFDFPLTNEGPPFGGSKTEYINLFSNSFYLKTLEIAHNSIKPRENKELFFIFEVK, from the coding sequence ATGAATTACTGGGAAGAACGTTATTTAAAAGGAGAAACTGGATGGGATGCTGGAACAATTACCACTCCATTAAAAGAGTACATAAACCAGTTGACAGATAAAAATCTTAAAATTTTAATTCCAGGCGCTGGAAATGGATACGAATTTGACTACTTAATAGAAAAAGGATTTCATAATGTTTTTGTTGTTGATATCGCTAAAACTCCATTAGAAAACATCAAAAAAAGAAAACCTGAGCACATCTCAAATCTTATAAATGCTGATTTTTTTTCTTTAACTACAACGTACGATTTAATTATTGAACAAACATTTTTTTGCGCCTTACCTCCCGAAATACGGCCTCAATATGCAAAAAAAATGGCTTCTTTATTAAATCCTAAAGGAAAATTAGCCGGCTTATTATTTGATTTCCCTTTAACTAATGAAGGTCCACCATTTGGAGGTTCAAAAACAGAATATATAAACCTGTTTTCAAATTCATTTTATTTAAAAACATTAGAAATCGCACATAATTCAATAAAGCCACGAGAAAATAAAGAACTCTTTTTTATCTTTGAAGTCAAATAA
- a CDS encoding DUF4197 domain-containing protein — protein MRKIALSLVAFGLFGCAEMQQVLDQLPQGTGVLSQAEIGNGLKEALNNGIAKQVSKLTATDGFFKNEAVKILLPEELQTVDKKLRQIGMSKLADEGLKVINRAAEDAVKEATPIFVDAVKQMTFTDAKNILMGNESSATTYLQNTTSTALYTKFNPVIKNSYTKVGADKVWKEIITKYNSIPLVKKVNPDLTDYNTKKAMEGVFKMIAVEEKDIRTNLASRSSDLLRKVFALQDQK, from the coding sequence ATGAGAAAAATCGCCCTTAGTTTAGTAGCATTTGGTTTGTTTGGTTGTGCCGAAATGCAACAAGTTTTAGATCAATTACCACAAGGAACCGGTGTATTGAGTCAGGCAGAAATAGGAAATGGATTAAAAGAAGCATTGAACAATGGTATTGCTAAACAAGTTTCAAAATTAACCGCAACAGATGGTTTTTTTAAAAATGAAGCTGTAAAAATATTATTACCCGAAGAACTTCAAACAGTCGATAAAAAATTACGTCAAATAGGAATGAGTAAATTAGCTGATGAAGGTTTAAAAGTAATTAATCGTGCTGCGGAAGATGCCGTTAAAGAAGCGACACCTATTTTTGTGGATGCTGTAAAACAAATGACATTTACTGATGCTAAAAATATTTTAATGGGTAACGAAAGTTCGGCCACAACTTATTTACAAAATACAACTTCTACTGCTTTGTATACCAAATTTAATCCCGTAATTAAAAATTCGTACACCAAAGTTGGCGCTGATAAAGTTTGGAAAGAAATTATCACTAAGTACAATAGCATTCCGCTAGTTAAAAAAGTAAATCCCGATTTAACAGACTATAACACTAAAAAAGCTATGGAAGGAGTTTTCAAAATGATTGCAGTGGAAGAAAAAGATATTCGAACTAATTTAGCCTCAAGAAGTTCTGATTTATTAAGAAAAGTATTTGCTTTACAAGATCAAAAATAA
- a CDS encoding FKBP-type peptidylprolyl isomerase: MKSLIKIVLVLSLFTGFYSCQNEDSTSATPDRPYEEVYLEDIAEIEDFLHTHYVTVDSDFNTTFTQIPDGGSQTPIWDMPELDTIQRKRHDITYTIYYLNLREGSGENITRVDSSFVSYKGFSFAKTTVDAVDTYTQTVFDSKQNPVWLSLDEVIRGWAEVIPKFKTGTFSSEVDGTISFDNFGTGVMFLPSGLAYFSSGTLTIPSYAPLVFSFKLHNLRRRDHDRDGILSMHEYGPNFVDDAIDTDGDERPDYIDVDDDADGVLTKTERSFTYLDGTETRTGYYPFNGALVDNPSTPYDDTKGIPSCSNDFITATRLRRHLDPTCRN; the protein is encoded by the coding sequence ATGAAGAGTTTGATTAAAATAGTATTGGTTTTAAGTTTATTTACGGGTTTTTATTCATGTCAAAATGAAGATAGTACTTCAGCAACACCTGACAGACCTTATGAAGAAGTTTATTTAGAAGACATTGCAGAGATAGAAGATTTTCTGCATACACATTATGTAACTGTTGATTCAGATTTTAATACAACTTTTACACAAATACCAGATGGAGGTTCTCAAACTCCTATTTGGGATATGCCTGAATTAGATACAATTCAAAGAAAAAGGCATGACATAACTTATACAATTTACTACTTAAATTTAAGAGAAGGTTCTGGAGAAAATATTACTAGAGTTGATTCTTCTTTTGTTTCCTATAAAGGATTCAGCTTTGCAAAAACTACTGTTGATGCGGTGGATACCTACACACAAACGGTTTTTGATAGTAAACAAAATCCAGTATGGTTGTCTTTAGATGAAGTAATTAGAGGTTGGGCTGAAGTAATACCTAAATTTAAAACAGGCACATTTAGTTCTGAAGTAGATGGAACAATTTCTTTTGATAATTTTGGAACAGGAGTAATGTTTCTTCCTTCAGGTTTGGCTTATTTTAGCTCGGGAACTTTAACGATTCCTTCTTATGCGCCATTAGTATTTTCATTTAAATTACATAATTTAAGAAGAAGAGATCATGATAGAGATGGTATTTTGTCGATGCATGAATATGGACCTAATTTTGTTGATGATGCAATTGATACAGACGGTGATGAAAGACCTGATTATATAGATGTTGATGATGATGCTGATGGAGTATTAACGAAAACAGAACGTTCATTTACATATTTGGATGGTACAGAAACTAGAACAGGTTATTATCCATTTAATGGGGCTCTTGTTGATAATCCTTCTACTCCATATGATGATACAAAGGGTATCCCTAGTTGTTCAAATGATTTCATAACAGCTACTAGGTTAAGAAGGCATTTAGATCCTACTTGTAGAAATTAA
- a CDS encoding methylmalonyl-CoA mutase family protein: MELQTPYIPKNKVRIVTAASLFDGHDAAINIMRRIIQATGVEVIHLGHDRSVEEVVNTAIQEDANAIAMTSYQGGHNEYFKYMYDLLKEKGAGHIKIFGGGGGVILPSEISELHEYGIERIYSPDDGRAMGLQGMINDLVQRSDYPIGDKLTGELSHIEDKNPTAIARLISAAENFPEIAKSVFDQIHQKNETSKIPVLGITGTGGAGKSSLVDELVRRFLIDFPEKTIGLISVDPSKRKTGGALLGDRIRMNAINNSRVYMRSLATRQSNLALSKYVAEAIEVLKAAKYDIIILETSGIGQSDTEILEHSDVSLYVMTPEFGAATQLEKIDMLDFADLVALNKFDKRGALDAIRDVKKQYQRNHNLWDVDTDKMPIFGTIASQFNDPGMNTLYKSIMDKIVAKTGADLKSTFEITREMSEKIFVIPPHRTRYLSEIAENNRKYDETALSQVEVAQKLYGICKTIETVNGNVPQIDKAGIVESSLNITADNKDFVSLLTKEFDRVKMNLDPYNWEIILTWDEKVNKYKNPVYSFKVRDKEIKIATHTESLSHSQIPKVSLPKYQAWGDILKWNLQENVPGEFPFASGLYPFKREGEDPSRMFAGEGGPERTNKRFHYVSAGLPAKRLSTAFDSVTLYGNDPHIRPDIYGKIGNAGVSICCLDDAKKLYSGFDLSHPLTSVSMTINGPAPMLLGFFMNAAIDQNCEKYIVENGLQDEVEAKINEIYKKKGVARPTYQGALPEGNNGLGLMLLGVTGDQVLPFDVYQDIKIKTLAQVRGTVQADILKEDQAQNTCIFSTEFALRLMGDVQEYFIKQNVRNFYSVSISGYHIAEAGANPITQLAFTLANGFTYVEYYLSRGMNINDFGPNLSFFFSNGIDPEYAVIGRVARKIWAKALKNKYGANERAQMLKYHIQTSGRSLHAQEIDFNDIRTTLQALYAIYDNCNSLHTNAYDEAITTPTEESVRRAMAIQLIINKELGLAKNENPIQGSFIIEELTDLVEDAVLQEFDRITERGGVLGAMETMYQRSKIQEESLYYETLKHTGEFPIIGVNTFLSSKGSPTVIPAEVIRATEEEKQYQIDMLTDLHKTSAEKVVEHINILQEAAIKNQNIFEKLMDATKVCSLGQITNALFEVGGQYRRNM; encoded by the coding sequence ATGGAACTACAAACTCCTTATATTCCTAAAAATAAAGTAAGAATTGTGACCGCAGCGTCACTTTTTGATGGACACGATGCAGCCATTAATATCATGCGTAGAATTATTCAAGCTACGGGTGTTGAAGTTATTCACCTTGGACATGATAGAAGTGTGGAAGAAGTTGTAAACACAGCTATTCAAGAAGATGCTAATGCGATTGCAATGACATCTTACCAAGGAGGTCATAACGAATATTTCAAATATATGTATGATTTGCTTAAAGAAAAAGGAGCAGGTCACATCAAAATATTTGGTGGAGGTGGAGGTGTTATCTTACCTTCTGAAATTTCAGAATTACACGAATACGGTATCGAAAGAATTTATTCGCCAGATGACGGTCGTGCCATGGGATTACAAGGTATGATAAACGATTTAGTGCAACGTTCGGATTATCCAATTGGAGATAAATTAACGGGAGAATTATCGCATATCGAAGATAAAAATCCAACTGCAATTGCACGATTAATTTCTGCAGCTGAGAATTTTCCAGAAATTGCAAAATCAGTTTTTGACCAAATTCACCAAAAGAATGAAACGTCAAAAATCCCAGTTTTAGGAATCACAGGAACGGGTGGTGCCGGAAAATCATCGTTAGTAGATGAATTAGTACGTCGTTTTTTAATCGATTTCCCTGAAAAAACTATTGGATTAATTTCGGTTGACCCATCAAAACGTAAAACGGGAGGTGCTTTGTTAGGCGATAGAATTCGTATGAATGCGATTAATAATTCTCGTGTTTATATGCGTTCGTTGGCTACACGTCAATCTAATTTGGCTTTATCAAAATATGTGGCTGAAGCAATTGAAGTGTTGAAAGCTGCTAAATATGACATCATTATTTTAGAAACATCTGGAATTGGACAATCGGATACCGAAATTTTAGAACATTCTGATGTTTCATTATACGTAATGACACCAGAATTTGGAGCAGCAACACAATTAGAAAAAATCGATATGTTAGATTTTGCTGATTTAGTTGCTTTGAATAAATTTGACAAACGTGGTGCTTTAGATGCCATTCGTGATGTAAAAAAACAATACCAACGCAATCATAATTTATGGGATGTAGATACTGATAAAATGCCAATTTTTGGGACAATCGCCTCGCAATTCAACGACCCAGGAATGAACACGTTGTACAAATCTATCATGGATAAGATTGTAGCCAAAACAGGAGCTGATTTAAAATCGACTTTTGAAATTACACGTGAAATGAGCGAGAAAATTTTCGTAATTCCGCCTCACAGAACACGTTATTTATCTGAAATTGCAGAAAACAATAGAAAATACGACGAAACAGCACTTTCGCAAGTAGAAGTAGCTCAAAAATTATACGGAATTTGCAAAACTATAGAAACCGTTAACGGAAATGTTCCACAAATAGATAAAGCAGGAATTGTTGAAAGTTCTTTGAACATTACTGCTGATAACAAAGATTTTGTTTCGTTATTGACTAAAGAATTCGACCGTGTAAAAATGAATTTGGACCCATACAACTGGGAAATCATTTTAACTTGGGACGAAAAAGTAAACAAATACAAAAATCCTGTTTATAGTTTTAAAGTTCGTGATAAAGAAATCAAAATTGCAACGCATACTGAATCGTTATCACATTCTCAAATTCCAAAAGTTTCTTTGCCAAAATACCAAGCTTGGGGAGATATATTAAAATGGAATTTACAAGAAAATGTTCCAGGTGAATTCCCATTCGCATCAGGATTATATCCGTTCAAACGCGAAGGTGAAGATCCAAGTAGAATGTTCGCAGGAGAAGGAGGACCAGAACGTACCAACAAACGTTTCCATTATGTATCTGCGGGATTACCTGCAAAACGTCTTTCTACAGCTTTTGACTCGGTTACTTTATACGGAAATGATCCACATATTCGTCCTGACATTTATGGAAAAATCGGTAATGCAGGAGTTTCAATCTGTTGCTTAGATGATGCGAAGAAATTATATTCAGGTTTCGATTTAAGTCACCCATTAACTTCCGTTTCGATGACAATTAACGGTCCTGCTCCAATGTTGTTAGGATTCTTCATGAATGCTGCCATCGATCAAAACTGTGAAAAATACATCGTTGAAAATGGTCTACAAGATGAAGTAGAAGCTAAAATCAACGAAATCTATAAGAAAAAAGGCGTAGCTCGTCCAACATACCAAGGTGCTTTACCAGAAGGGAATAATGGTTTAGGGTTGATGCTATTAGGTGTTACAGGTGACCAAGTTTTACCTTTTGATGTATATCAAGATATTAAAATTAAAACGTTAGCACAAGTTCGTGGAACAGTTCAAGCTGATATTTTAAAAGAAGATCAAGCACAAAATACTTGTATTTTCTCTACAGAATTTGCATTGCGTTTGATGGGTGACGTTCAAGAATATTTCATTAAGCAAAACGTTCGTAATTTCTATTCCGTTTCGATTTCGGGATATCATATTGCTGAAGCAGGAGCGAATCCAATTACACAATTAGCCTTCACTTTGGCAAATGGTTTTACTTATGTAGAATACTATTTAAGTAGAGGAATGAACATCAACGATTTCGGTCCGAACTTATCATTCTTCTTCTCAAACGGAATTGATCCAGAATATGCGGTAATCGGTCGTGTAGCACGTAAAATTTGGGCGAAAGCCTTGAAAAATAAATACGGTGCCAACGAAAGAGCACAAATGTTGAAATACCACATTCAAACTTCTGGCCGTTCGTTACACGCGCAAGAAATTGATTTTAATGACATTCGTACGACTTTACAAGCGTTGTATGCAATTTACGACAACTGTAACTCGTTGCATACGAATGCTTACGACGAAGCGATTACGACTCCAACTGAAGAATCAGTGCGTAGAGCAATGGCAATTCAGTTGATTATTAATAAAGAATTAGGTTTAGCGAAAAATGAAAACCCAATTCAAGGTTCGTTCATAATTGAAGAATTAACCGATTTAGTAGAAGATGCTGTTTTACAAGAATTCGACAGAATCACAGAACGTGGAGGAGTTTTAGGTGCAATGGAAACGATGTACCAAAGAAGTAAAATTCAAGAAGAATCATTGTATTACGAAACCTTGAAACACACTGGAGAATTTCCAATTATTGGTGTAAATACGTTCTTGAGTTCAAAAGGTTCGCCAACGGTTATTCCAGCTGAGGTTATTCGTGCAACGGAGGAAGAAAAACAATATCAAATTGATATGTTAACCGATTTGCATAAAACAAGTGCAGAAAAAGTAGTCGAGCACATTAACATTTTACAAGAAGCAGCGATTAAGAACCAAAACATTTTCGAAAAATTAATGGATGCAACTAAGGTTTGTTCGTTAGGGCAAATCACCAATGCGTTATTCGAGGTTGGTGGTCAGTATCGACGCAATATGTAA
- a CDS encoding shikimate kinase, translating to MKVVLLGYMGCGKSVIGDFLAKKLQVSFYDLDKEIEKVTQSSISELFQSKGEIYFRKKENEVLKTFLNKKEDFVLSLGGGTPCYFNNHELLQQDDVFSIYLKASTDNLVNRLINEKEKRPLLHNQDEVSLRDFINKHLFDRNFYYHQATKIIIVDNKSVKQISDEIETLLT from the coding sequence ATGAAAGTAGTGTTGTTAGGTTACATGGGATGTGGTAAGTCGGTAATTGGGGATTTTTTAGCAAAAAAGTTACAAGTATCTTTCTATGATTTGGATAAAGAAATTGAAAAAGTAACTCAAAGTTCTATCTCCGAATTGTTTCAAAGTAAAGGTGAAATTTATTTTAGAAAAAAGGAAAATGAAGTCTTGAAAACTTTCCTAAATAAAAAAGAAGACTTTGTTTTGAGTTTAGGAGGCGGTACACCTTGTTATTTTAATAATCATGAATTGTTGCAACAAGATGACGTTTTTTCAATTTACTTGAAGGCTTCTACGGATAATTTAGTAAATCGATTGATAAACGAAAAAGAAAAACGTCCATTGTTGCACAATCAAGATGAAGTTTCATTGAGAGATTTTATCAATAAGCATTTATTTGACCGAAACTTTTATTACCATCAAGCTACTAAAATAATAATTGTAGATAATAAGTCGGTAAAGCAAATTTCAGATGAAATAGAAACTTTATTAACTTAA
- a CDS encoding transposase gives MQNKFQNKYRIPSARLQTWDYANNGAYFITICTQNREHFFGNIKNGIMQLSEIGKLAAQFWYEIPNHFSMVELGNFVVMPNHVHGILIIDKTNDEPFVETRHCLVSNIETNSIIGSSRFQNQEKNTISSIVGSYKSIVTKMSRQINPNFGWQSRFHDHIIRNSESFEKIQHYIEQNPSKWKEDTFYKL, from the coding sequence ATGCAAAATAAATTTCAAAACAAATACCGCATTCCTTCCGCACGTCTACAAACCTGGGATTATGCCAACAATGGTGCCTATTTTATTACCATTTGCACCCAAAATCGAGAACATTTTTTTGGAAATATTAAAAACGGAATTATGCAATTATCCGAAATCGGGAAATTGGCAGCACAATTTTGGTATGAAATACCCAATCATTTTTCAATGGTTGAATTGGGTAATTTTGTGGTGATGCCAAATCATGTTCATGGGATATTGATTATTGACAAAACGAATGATGAACCATTCGTAGAGACAAGGCATTGCCTTGTCTCTAACATCGAAACCAATTCAATTATTGGTTCATCCCGATTTCAAAATCAGGAAAAAAATACCATTTCATCAATCGTAGGTTCATATAAATCCATAGTCACCAAAATGTCACGACAAATCAACCCCAATTTCGGGTGGCAATCCCGATTTCACGATCATATCATTCGTAATTCGGAATCATTTGAAAAAATTCAACATTATATTGAACAAAATCCATCAAAATGGAAAGAAGATACATTTTATAAATTATGA
- a CDS encoding phosphoribosyltransferase family protein — MENIILTHKEIAHKTKRIAYQIFETFVNDEEVILAGIANNGYIFAQKIATELTLISDLKITLCEVKINKQNPQDNITTSIPAADYQNKSLVLIDDVLSSGTTLIYGVKHFLEVPLSKFKTAVLVDRNHKKYPVKADFKGISLSTSLQEHIQVVFEENNSYAYLS, encoded by the coding sequence ATGGAAAATATTATATTAACTCACAAAGAAATCGCACACAAAACTAAACGAATTGCATACCAAATTTTTGAAACGTTTGTTAATGATGAGGAGGTAATATTAGCAGGAATTGCAAATAATGGATATATTTTCGCTCAAAAAATAGCCACTGAATTAACTTTGATTTCTGATTTAAAAATTACACTTTGTGAAGTTAAAATCAATAAACAAAACCCGCAAGACAATATTACCACATCAATACCAGCAGCAGATTACCAAAATAAATCGTTAGTTTTAATTGATGACGTGTTAAGCTCTGGAACTACATTAATATATGGTGTTAAACACTTTTTAGAAGTTCCGTTAAGTAAATTTAAAACAGCCGTTTTAGTAGACAGAAACCATAAAAAATATCCTGTAAAAGCTGATTTTAAAGGGATTTCGCTTTCAACTTCGCTACAAGAACATATTCAAGTAGTTTTTGAAGAAAATAATTCGTACGCTTATTTAAGTTAA
- a CDS encoding RNA-binding S4 domain-containing protein translates to MRIDKLLWCLRYYKTRSIATEALKKGHITVNGQVAKASREVYPTDKITLRKDQINYKLTVIDIPQNRLGAKLVDMYRKDETPAEAFEHLELLKLSKEHYRANGTGRPTKKERRDIDDYLWDSDDVEESNKTE, encoded by the coding sequence ATGCGTATAGATAAACTTTTATGGTGTTTACGTTATTACAAAACCCGAAGTATAGCAACTGAAGCGTTAAAAAAAGGGCATATAACAGTGAATGGTCAGGTTGCAAAAGCTTCAAGAGAAGTCTATCCTACAGACAAAATTACACTCCGTAAAGACCAAATTAATTATAAATTAACCGTCATTGACATTCCTCAAAATCGTTTAGGAGCTAAATTAGTGGACATGTACAGAAAAGATGAAACTCCTGCGGAAGCATTTGAACATTTAGAATTATTAAAATTATCGAAAGAACATTATCGTGCAAACGGTACAGGTCGCCCCACTAAAAAAGAGCGAAGAGATATTGATGATTATTTATGGGATTCAGACGATGTAGAAGAGAGTAATAAAACAGAATAA